From the Clostridium cagae genome, the window TCTTTTGGGAGGCGTAAAAATGAACAAGAACACAAACAAAACAATTAAAATTTCATTATTATCAGCATTAGCGCTTATACTTATGTATTTTGAATTCCCTGTAATACCAATATTTCCATGGCTTAAAATTGACTTAAGTGATGTACCAGCATTACTAGGAGCATTTGGATTTGGGCCTTTAGCAGGTGTGGTAATAGAATTAATTAAAAACATATTAATACTTTTAATTAAAGGAAGTCAAAGTGGATTTGTTGGAGAACTTGCTAATTTTTTAGTTGGGGTATCTTTAGTACTACCAGCAGGAATTATTTATAAAAGAAACAAATCTAAGAAATCAGCTATTTTAGGTATGGCTTTAGGTGGAATTTGTATTGAAATTGTAGGAATTATATTAAATGTGTATTTACTTTTACCGGCATATGGTATGCATATGAACAGTGCAGAATTATTAAAGTATGTTACAGTAGGTTTAATACCATTCAATGGTATTAAGGCGATAATAGTTTCTATATTAACATATATTTTATATAAAAAGGTGTCTGTATCTATATTTAAGGCAGAACCTAACTTTGGAAGTCCAGAAAAAAGTTCAAAGACTATAACTGAATAATAAAATATAAAAATAATTCGTAAGCTAATTTAGCCTACGAATTATTTTTTTCATCTATACGCCACATAATTATTGCATCTTCTTTATTATCTTGATAATAATTTTTTCTAATTCCATTTTCAACAAAGCCATACTTTTTATATAATTCTTGAGCTGGAATATTACTAGCTCTTACCTCTAAAGTATAAGAAATGCAACCTGCTCTTTTATTAATTTCAATTAATGAATCTAATAAAGCAGAAGCAACATTTTTTCTTCTAAAATCAGGACACACAGCTATATTGGTAATGTGTGCTTCATCTATTATTAGCCAAGCACCTACAAAACCTATAATTTTATCATCATATTTGGCAACTATATAATTAGCAAGTGGATTTGCTAATTCTTGAATATATGATTCTTTACTCCAAGATGTAGGGAAACTTAATAAGCTAATTTCTAAAACTGCATCAATATCAGTTTCAGTCATTAAACTAGTTGTTAGTTTCACTTTTTAACTTCATCCTTTTTTCATATTCCCTCTCAGCTTGAGGTTTTTTTAAATAAAATGGAGCAGAGTTAGAATCATCATATTCACCATTTTTTAGTTTTAGTAGTCCTAATTCACCCAATGAAGAAGCTCTAACTAAATTAAGATGATTTGGTGGAAAGAAACAATTATTACAATTTTCTAATATGTATTCCTTGGTATTATTAAGTCCATCACCAATGAACATAACATTTTCTCCTTTTTCATTAAGCATGTCAACTAGCTCATTTATATCAAGAGCAGAGTAATCCATTATTTGTTCTAATTTTCCATTACAAGATTTGTATAAAGCAGTATAGACATTGTTTCTTAATGCATCCATTACAGGGCAGATTATACCGTTAAATGGAGCAATGCTATATGCAAGTGCATCAAGGCTAGAAATACTTACATAAGGTTTATTTCCTCCAAAGCTTAATCCTTTAATTGTAGCCATTCCAATTCTTAAACCTGTAAAAGAACCAGGTCCTTTAGATACTACAAATCCATCTATAGAATCAATATCCAAATTACAATTATCTAATAAATTTTCTACTAAAGTCATTAATATAGTAGAATGCTCTTTTTTATTATTTAAAGTTATTTCTCCTAGTAAATTACCATCTTCAAGTAAAGCAGCAGTTGCAACTTTTGAAGATGAATCTATACTTAGTATAATCATATTTTTAACTCCTTTATATAATCATATTTTTCCCCATAAGGTGTTAATGTTATCTTCCTATAATTATCACCTTTTTCTAAATCTTTTTCTATATTTATATGAAGAAATTCATCAGGAATAATATCTTCAATATAATTTGCCCATTCTATTATAGAAACACTATCAGAAAAAATATAATCATCAAATCCTATAGCATAGATTTCATCTGGATCATTTACTCTATATACATCAAAATGATTTAATTTTAATCTTCCATCATCATATTCATTTACAATTGTAAATGTAGGGCTTGTAATATCATCTTTTATATCTAAACCAAGGGCAATGCCTTTAGTTATATGAGTTTTTCCAGTACCTAAATCTCCTGTTAGACAAATTATATCTCCTGAATTAAGTAATTTTCCTATTTCTATTCCTAAAGTAGTAGTTTCTTTTATGCTATAAACATTAAATTCCATAAAAAGAACTCCTTTCACTAGCATTTAAACTTAATTTGCTTTTATATAAAAAATTATTGCCATCTTTTTATTTTATCTAATTTCAATTATAAAATCAAAGCTTATATATTGTACTTATAAAAATCAAGGTATGAAAATATTGTATTTTGAATTATAATGTTAAGGGAATTTAATGAATATAAGTAAAAAAATATACAAAAATACACATATAAAATTAAATATAAATAAATTTTATTATAAAAATATATACATTTAATATATTTAGTTGATATAATGTTACTAGAGTTTTATTTGGAAATAATTTATATATATTTTCGGAGGAGATCAATTTGAAAAAGATTACCTTTATTATGATTATAATAACTCTTACATTTTCTGTAGGTATGGGGGTATTTGCGAATCCTTTATTAGCTAATACTGAAAATGACCAGAAGGAAGATAGAGAGAAATATTTAAATATAATGACTGTTAATAAACCACAATATAAAATGGTGAAAAAGATTGTTCAAAATAAACATAATGTTCAATACATGATGACAGAGGAAACAGATATTAATGGATTTAAGTATAATAAAGAGATTATAGAAAATGTATCTAATATGGATCTTTTTATTTATTCTGGCACTAGTTTTGAACCTTGGGCAAATAGTTTCATAAATGAACTTAAAAAAGGTAGTATGGGAATAATTAATTTATCAAGAGGTATGAGACTTCTAAATTATGATGGAAATGAAGCATCAAAAGAAAATCCTTATTACTTTGAAGGAATAGACTCATATAAGATAGCTTTATATAATGTAAAAGCTGCTGTTCAAGATAGAGACCCTAAAAATAGAGATTATTATGAAGAAAACTATAATAATGCTATAAAAGAATTAAACAATCAAATAGAACCCTATAATGAAAAAATAAAAGGATTGAAAGATTATACTTTCTTAGCTTTAAATGATAACTTTGATTATTTAACTAAAGACTTAGGATTACATGTAGTCAAATTAAATAATTATGAGATATCAGAGTTTATTAAAGTTAATAATTTAGATGAAAATAAACTTATTATATTAAAAGATGGTACAGAAGAAACTAATATGGATTTATCTAAATATAAAGTGGTAAATCTTTGGAAATATTATGGAAATATGTCTTTTGATGAGCTAATATTATACAACATAAAAGTATTAACAGATTTATTGTAGAAAATAGTTGATTTTTTAATAATCATGTTATATAATAAATAATGTTGTGAAGGGGTATGGCTCAACGGTAGAGTAGTGGTCTCCAAAACCATTGGTTCTGGGTTCAAATCCTAGTGCCCCTGCCAGAAAAGGTCGTAGCACGTTGTGTTGCGGCTTTTATTTTTTTATTTAAAAATAAATGCTGTAAAGCTAGTGATAGATCCATTTTATAATATGGATAATATTAACATGTATTAGCTAATACTTATTTGTGAGGGGCAATAAGGAGCAAAGTTGTACGAGATAGATTTAAAATGTGCTGGAAATTTTAAATTCTTAAAAGATTTTATAGAATTTCTTTTAAGAAATATAAGGGTGAATAATTATAAATATATATTAAAGTTTATAAAAGCTATATAAATTCTTAGTAATATCAAGGATAAAGATATTACTAAGAATTTTTTATTATAAGAATTATAAATGGAATCAATAATTTGTTATAGAAATATAAGATTATAATAAAATGATTTTATATATAATAAAGAGTGTCAAAATGAAAGAATATTTAAAAGACCAACTATAACCTAAGTTAAAAAAGTTGATATATTAGCGTTCTAACTTATTTGCTGTAAAATTATACAATAATTAGAAATGTCAATTATTGAAGTTACTATTAAATATTTCTCTACATTATCTGTAAAATATTACATGTAGTCCTTTATTACTAAAATCTATATAAGAATTCAAATAATATGATAAAATAAGACATAAATATATGCATATGAATATGAATAAGGGTGAGGGAGTAGTAAAAATTGATAAAAGATAATTTAAATTTAAACAAGGTTATAGATTTAGAAAAATGGGTCAATTTACAAGAATCTCTTGCAGTAGTTACAAAGGTAGCAATAATAATTGTTGACTATAAGGGTAATCCAATTACTAAGCATAGTGGATGTCATAGATTTTGTAAAGCAGTAAGAGCTAATCCAGAGCTTGTGAAGTATTGTCAAAAGTGCGATTCAAGAGGTGGACTTGAGGCAGTTCGTTTAAATGAACCATACATATATTTATGTCATTATAATATAGTAGATATAGCTATTCCAATAATAATTGATGGTAAATATATTGGAGCAGTTATGGCAGGGCAAGTAAAATTGTCAGATACTAATGCTTCAGATATACTAGAGCAAATAGTAGGTACATCTAATAACTTCATAGTTAAAAAAGCTTTAGAAGATTTTAAAAATTATTATGATGAATTGCCTATTTTATCTTATGAAGAAGTAAAGGAAATTGCAAATATGTTATTTTCTTTGTGTAACTATCTAATAGAAGAGGCACTAGATAAAAACTTGATTTCAGAAATGTATCGAAACACCATAAAAAATCAATCTGAAATAGATTCAAATATCTTAACAGGTTACACAATAAAAAATATTGAGCATGCCAAAAAGGAAATATCTAATGCTATAATAAATGCCTACACTGGAGAAAAGCCTTCTAGTAATGGTGAAATGATTACAGTAAGCAACACTCTAAAACCAGGAATAGAGTATCTTTATAAACATAAGAGTGAAAACGTTACGGCAGAGAAAATGTCTAAGATTTGTCATATTAGTTCAAGCTATTTTAGTAGGCTTTTTATAAAGGAAACTGGAGAAAAATTTTCAACCTACGTATCCAAGTTAAAGATTGAATGGGCAAAGAGTATATTAGAAGAAACAGATATGAATATTAATGAAATTAGTGAAGAACTTGGATTTAGTGAATCGGGGTACTTTATAAAAATATTTAAACGATATGAAGGGATAACACCATTTCTTTATAGGAAATATTGTAAGAAAAGATAAGTATTAAAAAGTTGTTTAAGGATGTCATATCATTTTTAAACAACTTTTTTTATCTACTTAAGAATACTTGTTGAATATTAGGAAAATAATAAAATTACAACAAAACGATTTCACAACAAAAAATTACGGTTTGAAATTGCAATTTTTTGTCGTTTTAATCTAATGTATTTCTTTGTAATCGATATTATAATAAAGACAAATTAAAGATAAAACGATTTTTTTACATAAGGAGGAAGATTATTATGAGAAAAGCATTTATTTGTCCAACTAAATATGTACAGGGTGAGGATGAATTATTAAATTTAGGTTATTTTGTTAAAAGTTTTGGAAAATCAGCTCTATTAATAGCACATAAAGATGATGTTGCACGTGTTAAAGATAAATTAGATAAAACTTGTGAAAAATTTGGAATTACTTTTGTTGAGAGTGGATTCACAGGAGAATGTTCTAGAGAAGAAGTAGAAAGATTACAAAAAATTGCTGAAGAAAATAAATGTGATTGTACAGTAGGTCTTGGTGG encodes:
- the tsaE gene encoding tRNA (adenosine(37)-N6)-threonylcarbamoyltransferase complex ATPase subunit type 1 TsaE produces the protein MEFNVYSIKETTTLGIEIGKLLNSGDIICLTGDLGTGKTHITKGIALGLDIKDDITSPTFTIVNEYDDGRLKLNHFDVYRVNDPDEIYAIGFDDYIFSDSVSIIEWANYIEDIIPDEFLHINIEKDLEKGDNYRKITLTPYGEKYDYIKELKI
- the tsaB gene encoding tRNA (adenosine(37)-N6)-threonylcarbamoyltransferase complex dimerization subunit type 1 TsaB, with the protein product MIILSIDSSSKVATAALLEDGNLLGEITLNNKKEHSTILMTLVENLLDNCNLDIDSIDGFVVSKGPGSFTGLRIGMATIKGLSFGGNKPYVSISSLDALAYSIAPFNGIICPVMDALRNNVYTALYKSCNGKLEQIMDYSALDINELVDMLNEKGENVMFIGDGLNNTKEYILENCNNCFFPPNHLNLVRASSLGELGLLKLKNGEYDDSNSAPFYLKKPQAEREYEKRMKLKSETNN
- the rimI gene encoding ribosomal protein S18-alanine N-acetyltransferase; the protein is MKLTTSLMTETDIDAVLEISLLSFPTSWSKESYIQELANPLANYIVAKYDDKIIGFVGAWLIIDEAHITNIAVCPDFRRKNVASALLDSLIEINKRAGCISYTLEVRASNIPAQELYKKYGFVENGIRKNYYQDNKEDAIIMWRIDEKNNS
- a CDS encoding metal ABC transporter substrate-binding protein produces the protein MKKITFIMIIITLTFSVGMGVFANPLLANTENDQKEDREKYLNIMTVNKPQYKMVKKIVQNKHNVQYMMTEETDINGFKYNKEIIENVSNMDLFIYSGTSFEPWANSFINELKKGSMGIINLSRGMRLLNYDGNEASKENPYYFEGIDSYKIALYNVKAAVQDRDPKNRDYYEENYNNAIKELNNQIEPYNEKIKGLKDYTFLALNDNFDYLTKDLGLHVVKLNNYEISEFIKVNNLDENKLIILKDGTEETNMDLSKYKVVNLWKYYGNMSFDELILYNIKVLTDLL
- a CDS encoding ECF transporter S component yields the protein MNKNTNKTIKISLLSALALILMYFEFPVIPIFPWLKIDLSDVPALLGAFGFGPLAGVVIELIKNILILLIKGSQSGFVGELANFLVGVSLVLPAGIIYKRNKSKKSAILGMALGGICIEIVGIILNVYLLLPAYGMHMNSAELLKYVTVGLIPFNGIKAIIVSILTYILYKKVSVSIFKAEPNFGSPEKSSKTITE
- a CDS encoding PocR ligand-binding domain-containing protein, which encodes MIKDNLNLNKVIDLEKWVNLQESLAVVTKVAIIIVDYKGNPITKHSGCHRFCKAVRANPELVKYCQKCDSRGGLEAVRLNEPYIYLCHYNIVDIAIPIIIDGKYIGAVMAGQVKLSDTNASDILEQIVGTSNNFIVKKALEDFKNYYDELPILSYEEVKEIANMLFSLCNYLIEEALDKNLISEMYRNTIKNQSEIDSNILTGYTIKNIEHAKKEISNAIINAYTGEKPSSNGEMITVSNTLKPGIEYLYKHKSENVTAEKMSKICHISSSYFSRLFIKETGEKFSTYVSKLKIEWAKSILEETDMNINEISEELGFSESGYFIKIFKRYEGITPFLYRKYCKKR